In the genome of Bradyrhizobium ottawaense, the window ACATATTGGACATCGACATCGCCCAGCGCCTCGGCCAGAAGGGGGCCGGTCCAGCGCGCAAACCCTTGCGGTGGCGGCTTATCCAGCAGCTTCAGAATCCGCTTGTCGGTCGTCTTCGTATAGATCGGCTGCTTGCCAGGCCGCGGCTTGTCTTGCAGCCCTTCAAGGCCATGGTCGGCATAGCGATGCCGCCAAAGGCTGACAATCCGCGGCTGGACCCCAACTTCCTTGGCGATCGACCGGGTGCTGCGCCCATCCGCCGCCAACAGAACTATCCGCGCCCGCTTCAAATCGCGCTGCAACGTCACCGGTGAGCGACAGCACGCCTCAAGCACCTTGCGATCTTTCCTCGAAAGGTGGACTTCTCTTGCTTCGGGTATCATCCCGACCTTGAATCACGACTCACGTTCCAAGAAAAGTGGGTACTAGCCCCGCACATCGTCCGGGATGCGGTTCCAGACCCGGTCTGGTCGAGACCGATGATCGGCCAGAGCGGCGATGCCGCCCTCGCGGTAACGATCATGCTAGCGATAGAATGTGGCGCGCGGGATCCCGAGCTTGTCCAGCGTGCGCTTGGCCGGAGGTGCGATTGCTCGACCAAATGGATGAATCTCGGCCTTCTCTGAGGCGGGATACCTCATGCCTCGTCCTCCCCATCTCCGTTCATACTTTTTTTGAGCAGACGGTTCTCCAGCGTCAGATCGGCGACGGCCTCCTTCAAGGCGCCGGCCTCCCGGCGGAGGTCCTTCACCTCGCCGGAGGTCGCAGCTCGTGCCGTGTCGCCGGCCAGGCGGCGCTTGCCGGCCTCGAGAAACTCCTTGGACCAGCCGTAATAGATCGAGGCGGCAATGCCTTCTCGGCGACAAAGCTCGGAGATGTTCTCCTCGCCGCGCAATCCTTCTAGTACCCGGAATCAGAGCTGAGTGATACGGCGGCCTTTGAAACGGCGTTGACGGACCTTTTTCTTGGTCCAGACGAAGGGCTCGGCTCTGTCGTTGTATGCGTTGACGTAGGCATCGATGTGTTCCTGAAGCTGCTTGAGGCTCGTGAAGGAGGTGCCGCTGAGCGACTGCCCCTGCAAGGGAAAACCATACTTCGACCTGATTGAGCCATGACGCACTTGTCGGCGTGAAATGAAATTGCACGTTGGGGTGGGCCTTGAGCCAGTCCTCGTTCTTTTTATGGGTGTTGAGGTTGTCGAGGATGACGTGAAGCTTGCGGTTCGGAAAAGCCGCGGTGACGCTGTTCATGAAATCGAGAAACTCGACGCGGCGCCGGCGTTTTGAATGGGTCGCGATGATCTTTCCGGTGGCGACTTCGAGCGCCGCAAACAATGTTGTGGTGCCATGCCGCTTGTAATCGTGGCTTTGGCCGGTCAAGGCGCGGCCATTGGGCAACTTCAGATAACCCTGCGCTCGCTCCAAAGCCTGGATCGAGGGCTTCTCGTCCACGCACAGCACAATGGCCTTCGCCGGCGGCGCGACATAGAGGCCGACAACATCGGCGGCTTTGGCCGTAAAGTTCGGGTCGTTGCTCTCGCACCAGGACTTGCGAGCCACCAGGTCAATCTTGTGGCTGCGCAGGAACCGCCAGACATATTGGACATCGACATCGCCCAGCGCCTCGGCCAGCAGGGGGCCGGTCCAGCGCGCAAACCCTTGCGGTGGCGGCTTATCCAGCAGCTTCAGAATCCGCTTGTCGGTCGTCTTCGTATAGATCGGCTGCTTGCCAGGCCGCGGCTTGTCTTGCAGCCCTTCAAGGCCATGGTCGGCATAGCGATGCCGCCAAAGGCTGACAATCCGCGGCTGGACCCCAACTTCCTTGGCGATCGACCGGGTGCTGCGCCCATCCGCCGCCAACAGAACTATCCGCGCCCGCTTCAAATCGCGCTGCAACGTCACCGGTGAGCGACAGCACGCCTCAAGCACCTTGCGATCTTTCCTCGAAAGGTGGACTTCTCTTGCTTCGGGTATCATCCCGACCTTGAATCACGACTCACGTTCCAAGAAAAGTGGGTACTAGTATTCACTCGCGTCCGGCTGGTGACACAATGTCGGCAACCCGACTCTGCGTCTCGTGCTGCGCAGAAGAGACGCATCATCCTATTGTCATTGAAGCTTAACTACACAGAGTCTCTGGTGGCACATCAATTGCTAGTCCAGACTTTGCCCGGGGATCAGTTCCGGTCCACGCGCTGGGGAGAATCAGCTATGACGAACAAGATGCTAGGCCGATCTGCGCAAGCTCGCGTCGCCACCGGAAGACGTCCGGTGGTCGAGATACCGTCCTCATCACAAGATCAACAAGGAGTTGTTCATGCTGACAACCCCGGAGGCGCGGGTTTGCGCACCTCATCACGGCCTATCGCGCACGGCCTGCGGCCGCACACCGCGGTCATGAATTTCATCGAGGGCGCGCGCGCCATTACCGAGAGTGAGCTGCAAGCCAACAACATCACGCAGTATCACGCCACAAATTTTTATCGCGATCAGATCACCAACAGTGGCTACTACGACCAGCTTAAATACATTGTAGAGCCCACAATTGCTGAGTTCAAGAGTCCCGGAAGTCTTGACACCAGCGGCGAGCATGACAATACCGTCGTGCCCGGGCTTCAGCACAAATACGCGCAGACCGGTCTGCTGCTGGTAACGGACCGTTGCGCGTCCTATTGCCGTTACTGCTTTCGCAAACGCATCGTCGGCAAGGACTCCGATGAGATCGCGCCCGATTTCGCCCGGGTCGCGCAGTATATCGCCGGCCATCCTGAGATGACGAACGTGCTGCTATCTGGAGGCGACCCGTTCGTGCTCAGCACCGCTAAGCTCGGCAAGATTCTTGATCATCTGCTACCGATCCCGCACTTGGAGTCAATTCGATTCGGCACAAAAATAGTCGCCTTCGCACCCAGGCGGTTTGAGGATCCCGCACTCCCGGCGTTGTTCCGGCGGATCAGTGAAGCGGGAAAGACCGCAGTGATCGTCGCGCATTTCGACCACATCGGCGAGATCTCGGTCGATGCGGAGCGCAACATTCGCGCGCTACGCGCACAGGGCGTGCAGTTTCTGAATCAGTCCGTGCTTCTGGCGAAAGTCAACGACGATCCCGAAATCTTGGCGGCGACCTTTGCAAAGTGTCACCAAATGGGCGTCCGCCCTTATTATCTTTTTCAAGGCAGGCCGGTGAAAGGCGCATCGCACTTTCAGGTCTCGCTGCGGCGCGGTATAGAGATCGCGCGCGGCATCAACCGACGTCTCAGCGGTATCCAGAAGACGTTCAAATACATCATGTCCCATTACACGGGGAAGATCGAGGTTCTCGACCTTGGTGCCGATGGCCGCGTGTATATGCGATATCATCAAAACAAGATTCCCGAAGAACTCGGAAAGGTCTTTTCCCGGCGGCACGTCGAGGGCGCCTGCTGGTTGGACGATTTGCCCGAAGGCTGAGATCGAAATGCGCGCGATGCTGATGCCCAACTTGGAGCGCGTGGAGCTCGACGGCCCTGCCGCTTCCGTAGGGCAGCGCCACGAGGCTGTGGTGACGGCTTTCCCGAACGCTACCGAAGCCGGGGTGGAAATCCTGCGCGCCGGCGGAAACGCGATCGACGCCGCTGTGGCCGCCGCCTGGGCGCTTTGCGTGTGCGAACCCAGTGCATCGGGTCTGGGCGGGCAGACCGTGTTGCTCGTCCGTTTTGCGGATGATCGAATTCGGATCATCGACGGACATTCCCGTGCGCCCGCAGCCGCTTCGCTCGACACGATCAAAGCGGGCCAGCAGCGGCGCGGGTATCGCTCCTGCACGATTCCATCGACTCCCGCGACGCTGGACTGGGCGCACAGGAAATACGGCGTGCTCAGCCGCGAAACTGTGATGGCGCCAGCGATCCGCATTGCGGAAGAAGGCTATCCGATCACGCCATTGCAGCACCGACAAGCCCGATGGGTGGCCGATGATCTGCGAGCATCGCCGGCCGGTGAGCTGTTTCTCCAAGACGGTCTGCCACCGGAAATCGGCCACATGTTTCGACAACCGGAGCTCGCGGGCACGCTTCGCCGGTTGGCCGATTTCGGCACCGAGGACTTCTATCACGGCGGAATTGCCCGGCAGATCGCAGCCGATATGCGAGCGGCCGGCGGTCTCATCACCGAAGAAGATCTAGCAAGCTGCGGTCCGCCCGCACAGGTGGAGCCGGTTTCGACGTCCTATCGCGGCCATCGGATTCTCAGCATCCCGCCGCCTAGCGGCGGACTGCAACTCTTGTTTGCACTTAACATCATCGCGCAGATATCAGCGACAAACTCGGAGTCATCCGACGATAGCTGGCACGAAGCGATCGCGCTCGCGTCATCCGCCGTCTTTCGCGAGCGGGAGCTCCGCCCGTTGCTGCCCGATGATCTCATTCCGCAATCGCGTCAAGGGCGGTTGAGCGAAGATTACGCGCGGCAAGTCGCAGATAGCATCCTGGCGCCGCAAAGTACCAAAGAGCTCGCGACCGACAGTGCCGAAGAACCGGGCGATACGACCCATCTTTCGGTCTGCGATCGAGATGGCATCATTGTAGTGCTGACACAGTCTATCCAATCGGTGTTCGGCGCCAAGGTGGCACACCGGGATCTGGGTTTCCTCTACAACAATTATCTGTGCACGTGTCCCCGCCTTTCTCACCCCTATGAGCTCGGACCAGGTTGTCGACCGCGCTCGAACATGGCCCCAACGCTGGTGTTACAGGGCGCCACCGGCCGCCCGCTCCTGGCACTGGGCGCCGCCGGCAGTCGACGGATCATTTCGGCAATTCTCCATGTCCTAAGTGGAGTCATCGACTTGGGCTTGGATATCACGGACGCTGTGGCGGCGCCTCGCGTACATGGACTGGTCGGTCGCAAAGTCTGGATCGAGCGGCCGGCAGCCAGCAATGCCCTGTTGGCAAGATTGCGCGCCCGTAACCGCATCCCAATCGTCAAATCACGACTCAATTTTGCGATGGGTTCGGTCAACGCGCTCCAACTCATGACTGACGGAAGCGCGAAAGGCGCTGCCGATCCCCGGCGTGATGGCCTGGTGGAGGTGCTCTCTTGAGTGAAACGTGCAGAAATAAGAATGCCTCGGCGGACGCCGCGCCAAAGACCGATTGGTTGCTCGTGGGCCTCTTTGTCCTGCCGCTCGGCGTAGCGCTCGCCAAACTGCCGATGCTATCGACTTCGTCCATCAGTGCGAGTTTTGTTTCGCTCACAGAGTTACCGGCCCAGTTCCACAAGTCAGCCGAGAGCGTGGTGTTCGTCTCCTTGGGAGCTGTCTTCGTCGTACTCTTTCGCCTCACTCTTGGCGTCAGGGTGCTGGGGCTTCTTCGGCCGATCTTGTTGGCGATGGCTTTCGATACCGTCAGCATCCCGATCAGCCTTGCCTTCCTGCTGTTCGTACTCCTCGTCGTTGTCGCCTTGCGGCCGCTGCTCAAGACAGACCACAGTTACGCGCGAGTGGCTGTGCTGTTGAGCTTGGCGGCAGCGCTGCTGTTTGCGCCTTTGACCGCGGGGGAATGGTGGCATATCGCCTGGCTTCGTGAGATTGCGTTCTTTCCGGTTATCGCCTTGTGTTTGACCTGCGAAAGCTTCGCAAAAGTGCTCGACCAAAATGGAGTCCGTGAAGCGATCTGGCGCGCCTTCACGACGGTGTTGGCCGCCCTCATCATCGTGGCTCTATCGAGTTTGCCAGGCACGTTGGAACTCTTCCTGCGATTCCCGGAACTGCTGTTGGTGCAGGCCGGGTGCATTTTGCTAATCAACAAGTATCTCGATTTCCGCTTGTTGGAAGGAGTGAACCCGCTCGTCGCCTGGCCTTGGGGCGCGGGCACTCCAGGCGAGCCGTCCCTCTCGATCTGCCAAATCCAGGCGAATGAACGTGAAAGCCGGCAACATACAGGGAGCAGCTCATGCGGGTAGCCGTCGTGTGGAACGATGATCATAGGGGCGTGATCAACCACTTCGGTCAACCTTGCCCGGAGAAATACGGCCGCAAGACGGTCGAAAGCGTGGTGGCGGCACTGCAAGAGGGTAACCACGACACGCTGCTGTGCGAAGGTGATAAAGGACTGCTCGCGACGCTTGAGCGGTTCATGCCACCCGATTCGCAAGCCCGCCCTTCAGGGATCGTTTTCAACATGGCGTACGGAATTCAGGGCGAGTGCCGCTACACGCACGTTCCGGCCATGCTCGAGATGGCTGGCGTTCCGTACACCGGCTCCAGCCCGCTCGGGCACGCACTGGCGCTCGACAAGGCCATTACCAAACAGCTCATCCGCGATTGCGGCGTGCCGACGCCGAACTTTCGTGTGATGCGTAGGGGCACCGAGAGTACCGGCGATCTGTGCTTCCCGTTGGTAGTAAAGCCGCGTCATGAATCCACGAGCTTCGGATTGCAGCTCGTATATGAGCCCGCCCAGTTGAGACAGGCCGTAGAAGTGATCGTCACGCAATATGCGCAGGATGCACTCGTAGAAGAATACATCGAAGGGCGGGAGATCTGCGTTGCCCTGCTGGGAAACGGAGAGCTTGAGGCGTTGCCTCTGGTGGAGCAGGACTTCGGCGAGCGCGAGACGCGTCTTATCACTTGGGAAGACAAGATGCACATGGCGGTCGTGGAGCCCCAGAAGATTTGCCCGGCGCAGGTCGGGAGCAATCTCGCGACAATACTGCGGGATATTTCGGTTGCGACCTTCCGCGCCTGCCGCTGCCGGGATTACGCCCGCGTCGACATCCGGATCGACCGCTCCGGGCACCCCTTTGTCCTGGAGATCAACTCGATGGCCGCACTCGGTATCGGCGCGTCTTATGTCCTGGCCGCGAAAGCCGCCGGGTACACCTTCTCGAGTTTGGTCAACGGTATCCTCGACGTCGCCCACGCGCGGTATTTCGGAACTGGCATTTCCCAGGCCGAACAACCGTCAAATCGCGAGCGGATTTATTATGCCGCTGGGTAGTGTGTTGAGAGCTGTCACTTTTTGTCGATCGTATGGTTCGGCGGAGCAACAATAGCGATGTTTGCACAGGCAAATGGAGGGCGGTTTTCCTGCCGGACTCGAAACTGATGATGCAGACGATCGCTGAAGCTGTGCGCTCGGGTTGTTGGTGCCGGCACTTCCGGAGGGATGGGCGGAAACGGCTTGCGTGCGCGAAAGGACCTGGCGGGAAATGCGGCGACATATGCAGACCGCGATAACGACCGGTACCGACTGCCTCGTTATCTTAGCTTTACAGTTGGTGCGCCGGGAGACTGGCAAGGTGCATGGCTCGGATGTTTCAGGAGTCGTCATCTTTCGCAAGACGCTGCGACGAGATCAGCTCCTCAAATTCTTCGCTAGCCGCCCGTGAAGAATTCGGAAGCGATTGATACGTCGCGATGATTTAACCTGAGCAAGTATTCGATTTTGCAAGAAAGCCGGGGGGAGGGTCGGTTTCTTGCGTTTTGGGATACCGGATTTTGGTGGATCGTGATTCCTTTGACGGCAAGATTCGCTGTTGGAGAACGGGCCGTGAGTCAGCCGCGCGACGATCGCCAGGACGACCTATTTCGGGCTTCTCTGGATGCGATCATCAACCTTCGTCATCCGCTGGTGCGGCTTGCGGCGGAGATTGATTGGGATTTTCTGGCGAAGCGCTTCAGCTCGGTGTGTCGCACCGGGCCGGGCCAGCCGCCGCTGCCAACGAGGCTCGTGGCCGGGCTGTTCATCCTCAAACATATGCACAATCTGTCTGACGAAGCGCTGTGCGGGCGGTGCTTGGAATGGATGCCGTCGGCCCAGATGTAGATGTAGCGCTTCGCCGACAGATCGCGCTTCTGCCACGCGGCGTGCTCGTCAATCCGACGTCCTGCAGCCGGCCGATCGCGGATGCCGACAACCCGCCAGCATCGTTGCCGAGCAGCGCCGGCAGCGCCTCGGAGAAGTCGCCGGTCGAGATCCCTTTCAGGTAAAGGATCGGCAGCAGTGTCTCGATCGACTTGGAGTGGCGCATGTTGGCCGCAGCATCGACGGAGAGAACCGGCGCCCAGGTAGCGGCCGCCTCGCGAGCGCGTACACGCGGCCGGCGGACGGCGACCGGACCGATGCCGGCCATCACCTCGCGCTCCGGCAGGTGACCGTGGCGCGCGATGCGCTGGTGGCCGTCCGCGGTCTTCAAATCGGCATGCTGGCCGAGAAAGTCTGCGACTTTGGCCTCGACCGCCTTGGCGAGAAGGCACGTGCCCCGTTGCGCAAGACTTCTGTGAGTTGATCGTCAACGATTCCTGGCTGAATCGGCTGGATGACGTTATCGTTGGACACGGCATATCGCTCCTTCGGTGGAGAAGTGGAGGCGTCAAGCCCCCCCACGGGGTGCCGCCTTTGCGATTCCGCCGTCACCAACTTTCAGCGATAGCTCTCTTGCGCTTCCCGCGCACCGGCCGGTTCAATTCCAGAGGTGGCGCTACCTCACACCGATCTCATCCACCGCGTCCGCCAGCGTCCTCAGAAACGATT includes:
- a CDS encoding KamA family radical SAM protein; the encoded protein is MNFIEGARAITESELQANNITQYHATNFYRDQITNSGYYDQLKYIVEPTIAEFKSPGSLDTSGEHDNTVVPGLQHKYAQTGLLLVTDRCASYCRYCFRKRIVGKDSDEIAPDFARVAQYIAGHPEMTNVLLSGGDPFVLSTAKLGKILDHLLPIPHLESIRFGTKIVAFAPRRFEDPALPALFRRISEAGKTAVIVAHFDHIGEISVDAERNIRALRAQGVQFLNQSVLLAKVNDDPEILAATFAKCHQMGVRPYYLFQGRPVKGASHFQVSLRRGIEIARGINRRLSGIQKTFKYIMSHYTGKIEVLDLGADGRVYMRYHQNKIPEELGKVFSRRHVEGACWLDDLPEG
- a CDS encoding gamma-glutamyltransferase family protein — its product is MRAMLMPNLERVELDGPAASVGQRHEAVVTAFPNATEAGVEILRAGGNAIDAAVAAAWALCVCEPSASGLGGQTVLLVRFADDRIRIIDGHSRAPAAASLDTIKAGQQRRGYRSCTIPSTPATLDWAHRKYGVLSRETVMAPAIRIAEEGYPITPLQHRQARWVADDLRASPAGELFLQDGLPPEIGHMFRQPELAGTLRRLADFGTEDFYHGGIARQIAADMRAAGGLITEEDLASCGPPAQVEPVSTSYRGHRILSIPPPSGGLQLLFALNIIAQISATNSESSDDSWHEAIALASSAVFRERELRPLLPDDLIPQSRQGRLSEDYARQVADSILAPQSTKELATDSAEEPGDTTHLSVCDRDGIIVVLTQSIQSVFGAKVAHRDLGFLYNNYLCTCPRLSHPYELGPGCRPRSNMAPTLVLQGATGRPLLALGAAGSRRIISAILHVLSGVIDLGLDITDAVAAPRVHGLVGRKVWIERPAASNALLARLRARNRIPIVKSRLNFAMGSVNALQLMTDGSAKGAADPRRDGLVEVLS
- a CDS encoding 7TM domain-containing protein, producing the protein MSETCRNKNASADAAPKTDWLLVGLFVLPLGVALAKLPMLSTSSISASFVSLTELPAQFHKSAESVVFVSLGAVFVVLFRLTLGVRVLGLLRPILLAMAFDTVSIPISLAFLLFVLLVVVALRPLLKTDHSYARVAVLLSLAAALLFAPLTAGEWWHIAWLREIAFFPVIALCLTCESFAKVLDQNGVREAIWRAFTTVLAALIIVALSSLPGTLELFLRFPELLLVQAGCILLINKYLDFRLLEGVNPLVAWPWGAGTPGEPSLSICQIQANERESRQHTGSSSCG
- a CDS encoding D-alanine--D-alanine ligase family protein, whose product is MRVAVVWNDDHRGVINHFGQPCPEKYGRKTVESVVAALQEGNHDTLLCEGDKGLLATLERFMPPDSQARPSGIVFNMAYGIQGECRYTHVPAMLEMAGVPYTGSSPLGHALALDKAITKQLIRDCGVPTPNFRVMRRGTESTGDLCFPLVVKPRHESTSFGLQLVYEPAQLRQAVEVIVTQYAQDALVEEYIEGREICVALLGNGELEALPLVEQDFGERETRLITWEDKMHMAVVEPQKICPAQVGSNLATILRDISVATFRACRCRDYARVDIRIDRSGHPFVLEINSMAALGIGASYVLAAKAAGYTFSSLVNGILDVAHARYFGTGISQAEQPSNRERIYYAAG